A window of Benincasa hispida cultivar B227 chromosome 9, ASM972705v1, whole genome shotgun sequence genomic DNA:
TGTGGTGAATGCTTATGAGAAGCTGAGTGATGAGAAGAAATCCAAGTGTTTGGAGTTTCTTTTGACTAACCACCCTGTTCCATTGCTGCATCCATATACAAAAGAATGGAAGGCTAAGTTGGAAGAGGAGGAGTTGGGGTGTGATGCACCAGACGACATCGAGAAACGATGCGGTGACGAAAATGTGATCACCGAGTGGATTGAGACTGATGATGACAATGGAGAAGACTATGAGGAGGATCAGCCTGAGGAGAATGTCGTAATGGAGACCGAGGACGAGGATGAGGACGAGGACGAGGACGATAAACGAGAGGATGGAAatcaggaagaagaagaagatgagggTTATTGGGATGAGAGGTTCAGGAAAGCAATAAGTAGTCCAGAAGAACTGGAGAAGCTGTTTAAACACAGTGCAGAAGTGGCTGATGAATTCTATGAGAAGGAGAAAGAGAGTGTGGGAAGTAGAAGGGCTACAGCCATGGAAGATGGGGATGAAACAGAATTGAGAGGGAAGAGAGCAAAAGTGAAAGCAGAAGAATGGGAGTATATTGGGTATGGGCcatggaggaagaagataaagaaaagtaaaattCCTCCAGAGCTGTTTTTGAGATCTACAGTAAGGCCTTTCACTTACAGGAACCTTGTGAAGGAAATTGTTTTGACAAGGCATGCTATTTTGGATGGTGAAATTGGGGTATGATCTTTATCATTATatcattttcataatagaatacaAAAATTTTGATCATTATCATTTATAGGCCTCCTAAGTTTTCAAGTCTTTCTTGGTGGTTATGGGAAGGGAAAAATTCATACGTTGAGAAGgggatttttattatataaaaaaaataaaaatacattgCATTTTTTGTACCAAAAAAATCAACTTAGGTGtgaattgaaattttgagtTAATAATGGTTCCATTTAAACTTTTAACTTTGGTAATTGATCAATTTTTACTATCTTTTAGATTTCATTTGAAAAACGTCGTGTAAATTGTTATAAGTAAACCAATTTAGATCTTTTCGTTAAGATTGAAGATCATTCAAGCATCAATTTGTATATGTATGTAAGCTTCATCAAATGTGAAATTAATGGAATGTATGATTATAATTGGTGCATTgacaacttttaaaaaaaatcttaacgaaagtctagattttttttttttttttggtatatgTGTGTCCatacttatttttttagaaaaatttaggggtttaattgattaattataagtCTTACACTATGTTTATCCAAACGAATATGAATGTtgaaattgatacatttataaaatttcaaaatttaaattgacaCAATTATTAGGGATTTTAATACATAtttaggagtgattttgaaataattaaaattacttttttatatttaaaatcactttgaaaCACGTCTTTAttcactcaaaatcaatttagtatttgattttacaattttcatattatcaaaattgattttgaatttttaaaatcatgtaATTTTGaacataataaaaatgattttcagGTATATTAATTCACTATCATTATGGAACTCTTGTATGTTCGTTCATCATTATTAAGTTTTTATGTTTGTGTGTGTTTGTGTTTATTTgattcttatactttcaaaGATTATTTGATCCGttactaaattttcaatttcgtgtctaataataattatatgataagtttgaattttaaattttgattatatgtaaatctattttgatgaaaattttaaactttcaatttttgtgacttaaatttgtacattttaagaaatttaaaagtttagagactaactatttaaataaaatccaaCCTAAAAATTCAACAATAAACTTTGGATTTTGACTTAATATTTACAATAATTGGTTAAGGAATCTAATTGTTGAGtagaatatttattttctcatgGGAACAAGATGATGAGAACTTTCAACCACCTCTAAAGTGAAAGATGTATgtctaaaaaaaaatcgatttaAACGAATTGAATGATGCTCAAAAGCTGACAGGATTATAATAAATTGTGTTTACAATTACGTGCTTGCTTAATAAAACAGTGGTTTTAGTCCCCAGCCAAATTctgagttttttatttttattatttttattattttcctttttggaagttttttttttcaatgtctAGTATTTATTCatgtttgaaatttgactaaatttCGAAAAATATATGtacaatttaaaaaacaataaagagGTCTTTAAATTTAGTTCTAAAAGAAGGGCCTAAATTTAAAATCCTCCACTGAATCACAATCAACTACAGCTTCTGCATTGGTCAGTTTTCAAGTACTGAGACAAATGCCAGAGAAGTAAACTTCCcttttaagtaattaattacaATTTACAAGGCTATTACTAAGCACAACCATGTTCTTGTTCTAGGCTGGTGAAAGAGATTAAATAATTACTCAACAAAAAATTCTTCGGGAACATAAAACTTCAACCCAATGGCCTGCAAAATTGTAATAAAacaaattgaaagtataaattTGTGCGCAAAAACTAAACTAGATTAAAGTATAGTTACAAACATGTTAACAGAAAATTGATTGATCTATTATAGTAAAAAACCCATgcacattaaatttatttttttaaaaaaaaatgtgggaTATGTTAGTATTAGTATGATAATAGAATAACTAGTAGTACCTGAGCAAACTTGAGATCAGTATCACTGTGATCCTTGGCTCTCCCAGCTGCATCCCCCACATAAAAACATCTACACATGAACCAAGGCAGTGCAGGCCATTaacaatatgaatataatatagtGGCAAGTGGAAAAATTGTCAACATAAGCATAGTTCAGAGATTGAAATATCTCTACTTCCTCCAAAATGTCGCTCATTCGAACCGCATCTCCACATGAAAGATAATGATAATATACCAAGTGAAAGATAGAGACGGAGAGAAATAACTGATCTATATTAACAGGGATGCCGTCGTTGAAGTGCTCCTCCATGACGTGCCACATCCCAGGTTTCGGTTTCCTAAACGGGTCTTCTTCGGATTTACCTGATCCGCTTCCTATTCCACAAGCAACAAACACCTGCATCCAGATTCCACACAACAGCATCATACACTCACAATTCGACATGGTTGTATATTGTTATGTGTGTGGTGACAATGGTTTGTTATTTACCTGAACCGGGACATTGACTTGACTGATAAAATTATTGAGACGCCCAAGTTTGGAGTCCACAGCAACCTGTCTCTTGTTCTTCCATCTCTCAATGTTTGATTCATTCGTAAATATTACCTGCTCATAGTAATATTAATCAGTAATATTTTTGTAACAACAGAGAGAATAGTTAAGTATGATTCATGGAGGAAGAGTGACAAACCAGCTTGTAGCCATCATTGTACAAGCTCCGAAGTTTTTGTGGTATTGAAGGATACATCAGAGACCACGCCTCTGCACCTACTCTGAAATTAAACCAACCCATGTCTAAACAAAGAAGAACAGAACTGCTTTGTaccattaaatatatatatatatatacactcaATTATTCCCCAGAACAAGAGAAGGGGATTCAGGACAGACATATACATCCATTGTTAGAAACCCACCCTTCCTTATTTCTCAATGCACTGCCCAACATTGAACATAGAATTTCTCTGGACTTGACGActcataattataatacaaTTGCAATTGTATTTTTGAAAACTGAAATGAGTGAGAGAAAGTGGGAATATGTCAGACAGATTAGTATGAGAAATTGGATGAGTGGAAAGAGATTGGCAAGAGAAACTAAGGTGTGAAGAAAGAGATTCAACAGATGTGAAGAGAAGCTAAAGAAGGTATGTGTAGAAAGAAAAATGTGAGAGAAAATGTGCGTGTATTGAGAAATGGGGAGAGAAGTACGTAAAGAgagattaatataaaaaaaaagaaggaaaatgcaTGAAGAAAAGTcatagagagagagaatttaGTGAAAGCAAATGCAGGTAAAGAGTAATTATGGAAAGAAAGTGTTTatagaaaaattgataaaatacgtATAGGTATAACCAAACCTTTATAGATATTTAAGAATGAAGCAAGGATGCACGCAAAATCCAAATTTCCAGATCAGGCACAGCCATACCTCTTAACAGATGTGTTTGCCAGACAGCCATCAAAATCAAATGCAGCTATTTTACTTGAATGATGTAGCCCATCATCCTGCAAACAAAGAAATAAAGTGCAACATATCATGACATCAACATCGTAAAGGGTACATCAATATCAATTTGTCCAAGTTATAATCTGAACGGTGTACACCTATTAGTTAAATTACGCGTTTAGTTGTTTTAGTTAGACAAATATTTCCTAcaataaatcattaaatacGTGTTGAAGCATTAAAAATTAAGGATAACAGTAATTGCTATGAGTAGCAATTTTAGGGCTAATAATTAAGTGCATAACAACATTTATAAAGAATTATAAATGTAGCAAAATCTATCCGTGATAGACTCTGAATGCTGGacttaaattttgctataaatTTGCAATGTGCTACATCTGCTAATATTTTGAGTCTGattactatatttacaattgtctaaaaaattaaaatggtcCAAAGCAAGATGGTAAATTCAAAGACAGTTTTACCAGAAGAAATAAACATTCTAATAACTTATCGTTCCTATTTTTCCGCATTGTTCAATCAGCATTAACACAATAAAACGGAGACAGAATCATAAATAATTAACGTGTTACCTGCTCAAGAAATATGAGCGTCTGGAATGCCTTCCATTTAGGTAACAGTGTAGCATCCTGAATCATTCAACAACTAGGCATGAATTGTGAATAGGATTATAGAAGAGCAAAATAATATCTCTGATTCCACAGCTTAAAAGACAATGTAAAGATGGATCAGTCTAGAATCTTTCCTATATGCGTCTTTTGGGCATGGATTATATATTTCCATGACTTCTATTGCCCCTAAACTAGCAATGCTTAAGTGAGTTCATATAGTCAACAATCAAAATCCATTTCAGTTAAGGAAAAAGGACAAAAGCACCGAATAATGAGAATGAAAAAGGGCAACATTGACTGGATCCTACCTTATACTTGGTCTTTATGTTGGAAGCTGTAAGGACGAGATTCAACTTTGGCTGCAAACTAGAGGTAGACAACTGAAAACAATAAAATGATAATAAGAGGGTATGGTATTATCAACTTCACTGCTTCGCTAGGAAACATGTAGAACAGAAGTATAGATTTATTAGAGAAGAAGAGAGTAAAGTAGGGAAGATAAGATGTGACATTGAGCACAGAATAAATATCTTAGAAGACTCAAGGATACAGAtgtacaacctatagaacagATCCTGTTCAAATAAGGTCACGAGCATAGAATAAATATCTAGAGAAATTAAACAAGAAAGCAAGTACCACACCCAGCATAAGCAAGGGAATCATATAGGATGAAGATTTAAGCAAAGTTAACAAGTTAAGAAACCAACTTAAAATCTAGATTATAAGGCAACAAATGATGGCACAGAAGGAGGCTTCATTCAACAGGTTCCATTGCAATTTCCAACTCGGTAACTTAACCAaactatttcttttagttttagatGGATACCGAGAAGAGAAAGTATGACTTCAAATGTATAAGAATTTCCATGAAATTGCTACAACTAGAACTCTATGGCAGCATTTCCCATTGTTCAGTACATCAAGGACTAAAGACATTGTATGTAAAATAAAAGAGAGGGAGGAGTCCCTTTCTGTACAACAATTACATTGATCACATGAACATACTATATCGACAATAGAATTGAACAATATAACTTGAAAATGCTGAGAACGCTCTGCAAAGGGCGTCGGTCTCTGGATCCATACCTTGACTTTCTTTTGATCTCTTTCTTCAactccatcttcttcatccctaTCCGTTTTGTAGACCTATTTATTGGATATGCAATTAGTAGCCAAGATGAGaagaatagatatattaaaCCATTGAATCAAAGACAAAATTAACCAAAGAACCAGACCCAAATTCTAACTGATGGGCATAATAAAGCAAGCAATAGGACAAAGAAACGTGAGCAATACGATCACCTTAGATTCATGGCTTCTGCAAACCAATTTCTTCAGAGCTTCCTGATCAATATCCTgaagagaaaaacaaataaaactaaCCAgataaaatgaatgaaatctCAGAACCGTTTTATCAAAAACGTGGTGAcccagtaaaaaaaaaaaaaatccatctcTTTCACTGGATTGAACATAAATTAGATTTCTCCTTAACGCTAAATTACTAAAAGCAGTCAACGTTTCCCCAGTTCAAAGGAAAGCACACAAAACCAACCAGAAGAAATGAATAGACTCTTAGAAGCATTTCATCAAACACGTGGTAACCCAGTTAAAAAAACCATCCCTTTCGCTGGATTGAACATAAATCAAACTCCCCCTTTAGGCCAACTTACTAAAAACAGTCAACGTTTCCCCCatttcaaagaaaagaaaacagacGCTACTGAAGTTTTGTATTCAAACGTGCCTTCAAGAGTGCGAACCCATTAATGTCCTCAGCGGAAGAAACAGGGTCGGAACCAAAAGAAGCGCAATCAGAATGAAACCAGCGGGGGGTCATGTCAAATCCCCGCCCATCTCTGATAACAAAACCCAACCTCAGCGTGTTCGCAGGGATCGTTTTGGAGCAGTTCTTGCATGTAGAGCGATTGGACTTAGCATACTCAGCGACGatttttggagaagatgaagacATTGGTGGGTGTTGAAAGAAAAAGAGGGTGAAATGAGAAGAGAAGGAAGAGAAATGGTTGAACGGGGAAGTCGAAATTTGAGTTAGGGAAGAAAGAATGTGCTTACAGCAGGTCATATGATTCGTACGGAACGTGAAAGTTCCGATCAGCATGCGGAGGAGAGGGTAGGAGTAGAACGGAGTAGCGATAtggaaaatttgtacggatgacccagttttttttatccaaaatgtcaaatgacccatttttaaaaaataatgtcattGACCCACATCATCACCATACCAAATTACATAAATTGTCCTTATACCAGTCTCACGAGATAAATCTCGCTTTCGTCTGATTaaacgctctcgctctcgcttgaaattccttggtttgatgtgattgctcgtcggtgtacgaatgatttgacaattttcacgacggaagcctcaaatcaaatcaataatacctaaaacacaatacaatggtgatttctttaaactctaaacttcatttcaaaTGTGATTACTTCTCTGTTTTTCAACGGTGTTTTGTTGAACGGAGATTTTTCGATTGGGGATTTCCAAGACGAGGCTTTTTCATAACGGAACAACTTTtttagaaaggtgaattattttgattctgtttaattatttttgttgtgttatttctggaaaggtagc
This region includes:
- the LOC120086271 gene encoding polynucleotide 3'-phosphatase ZDP, with product MLIGTFTFRTNHMTCCKHILSSLTQISTSPFNHFSSFSSHFTLFFFQHPPMSSSSPKIVAEYAKSNRSTCKNCSKTIPANTLRLGFVIRDGRGFDMTPRWFHSDCASFGSDPVSSAEDINGFALLKDIDQEALKKLVCRSHESKVYKTDRDEEDGVEERDQKKVKLSTSSLQPKLNLVLTASNIKTKYKDATLLPKWKAFQTLIFLEQDDGLHHSSKIAAFDFDGCLANTSVKRVGAEAWSLMYPSIPQKLRSLYNDGYKLVIFTNESNIERWKNKRQVAVDSKLGRLNNFISQVNVPVQVFVACGIGSGSGKSEEDPFRKPKPGMWHVMEEHFNDGIPVNIDQCFYVGDAAGRAKDHSDTDLKFAQAIGLKFYVPEEFFVE